The following coding sequences lie in one Acidobacteriota bacterium genomic window:
- a CDS encoding YgaP-like transmembrane domain — protein MGFQKLFRLVMGILILGTVLLGHFVNHNWLILTGIFGLGLIQSAFTNRCIVMEILKLFGAKEKQV, from the coding sequence GTGGGATTTCAAAAACTATTTCGTCTTGTAATGGGCATTTTGATTTTAGGGACTGTGTTGCTTGGACATTTTGTAAACCATAACTGGTTAATTTTAACTGGGATATTTGGGTTAGGGCTTATTCAATCTGCCTTTACTAACCGATGCATTGTGATGGAAATTTTGAAATTATTTGGAGCTAAAGAAAAACAGGTTTAA